The genomic region GTCGTCCTGGCTGGTCAGGCTGACCCGCGAGACTTTGTTCTGGCCAAGGTCGAAAAACTGAACCTGGAAGGAGAGCCGTTTTTCGGAGCGCCCGAATACTTGTCTCGGAATTCTCTTCAAGTAGGGGGTTAGACACTATTCTCAAAGTGTCAGAGCGAAGACTTTTTCGAAGGTCTTAGTTTTACCTTTTATCCGGAATGGTGGGCCATTCTGTATAATAGCTAGGACTTTTGGCCTCTCCTTCCCCCTCGTCCTGCCCCGGGGGAAGGATCTCCGTTCTAGTCCTGTGTGCTAGACCATTCGGAAAAAACGGGATACTGATGCCATCGCAGCCGGACAAAACGGCTCACTCGCGGTAGAAGATGTCTTACCCAGCGGCACGACCCAGGATACTGGCAGTCGGTCCTCTATGGTCGCCAAGAATCAGGGCCATGAAAGGAAAGGCAGCCCTCCCCTGGCAGTGCCCCACTTCATCTTACCCGACCCCTCTACGCAAGGTGCTATAATCGCCTCCGTGAATCGTTATGCAGGGGGACGGCGCCCATGCCAGAGTCGGACGACAGACTTGCAGGCTTGTGTATGGCTTCAGTTCAGGCAAGTATAGACAAGCTGAGTGAACTTGGGGTCTGGCCGCGACCACACGCAGCCCGCAACCTACGAATGGGCAGCGATTTCTCGTTCCAAGACATCAAGGATATCCCAGAAGTAGTCGCTTTCATGGGGGCGCTCGCGTCAAACGAACATGTGAGGTCCATCTACTTCAGAGACGATGACGCGACAGACGCATATGTATTGCGCAACTATTGGAGTCAGATGCTGTTGCGCATTCTGTCGCAGACGGAGGGGGCTACGGTCGACGCGGCCGTTTTCCGCGAGTGGTACGAGCGCCTTCTGGCCGAAGTCCACACAGAAACGGCTGTCTGGCAGTCCATAGACACCGTTACTGGTCTAGTTCTGCGGGTAGAGGAACTGAAATTGGATGATTCCACTGTTCTGAAACGTACGGATGCGATTCACCTATTCGACTTGCCCGGCCTTGCCGCTAGTCCCGGCTGGCGCCCACATGGAGGCGACAATGCTGCAGTAGTGACGACTGTGAAGATGCGGAAGCATGATTATGCTGGTATGACCGATCCAGGACCGGAGAGGACAAAGCACATCGAACGCTGCATAGCTGTTATAGAGGCACTTCGACTGGCCAAACCCGGTATCCCTTGCACCCATTGTCACGCTACGTTTCAAATAAGCGACTTACCCATTGACGAACCTCTCGCGTATTGCCATGAAGACGCCAACCCGGTCGGCCATGGTGAAACCAATGTAGGCCCTGAAGATTTCGATGCGATCAGGGGTCTTTGGCACGAACGCCTGAAGAGGCGGGACAACACACTACCGCCAAGTGTCCGCACAGGGCCTCTGGATACAGCTTACGGACGGTTCTTTCGATCATATTCTGGCGGTGACTATTGGCAGAATATTCTTGACCTTACCATATCTCTCGAATCCATGTTTAGCCCATCGGGAAACGAGGAACTTAAGCATCGGATTTCATTAAGGGCAGCGTGGTTGCTCGATACAGAGGATCGGACAGGAACAGGAAATGCCGACATATATAAGTTGGTCAAGACGATGTACGACATCCGATCCAATCTTGTTCATGGTGCTCTGCACAAGAAAGAGAAGAGCGACAAGAAACAAAAAGAGAAAGACGAACAGATTGAACATTGGATACACGACCTCGCCGGTACCGAACGCGGGAAGCCAATTGGCCTCATGGATGAACGAGCAGCGATGGAATCGGCACGGGCG from Dehalococcoidia bacterium harbors:
- a CDS encoding HEPN domain-containing protein gives rise to the protein MPESDDRLAGLCMASVQASIDKLSELGVWPRPHAARNLRMGSDFSFQDIKDIPEVVAFMGALASNEHVRSIYFRDDDATDAYVLRNYWSQMLLRILSQTEGATVDAAVFREWYERLLAEVHTETAVWQSIDTVTGLVLRVEELKLDDSTVLKRTDAIHLFDLPGLAASPGWRPHGGDNAAVVTTVKMRKHDYAGMTDPGPERTKHIERCIAVIEALRLAKPGIPCTHCHATFQISDLPIDEPLAYCHEDANPVGHGETNVGPEDFDAIRGLWHERLKRRDNTLPPSVRTGPLDTAYGRFFRSYSGGDYWQNILDLTISLESMFSPSGNEELKHRISLRAAWLLDTEDRTGTGNADIYKLVKTMYDIRSNLVHGALHKKEKSDKKQKEKDEQIEHWIHDLAGTERGKPIGLMDERAAMESARAIVRKALAACNRLSNLSSDGPCFPFPPDFDRNLLVSKQRLMWQAAAGVLPKTSQ